In Meles meles chromosome 14, mMelMel3.1 paternal haplotype, whole genome shotgun sequence, a single window of DNA contains:
- the CDX2 gene encoding homeobox protein CDX-2 isoform X1: MYVSYLLDKDVSMYPSSVRHSGGLNLAPQNFVSPPQYPDYGGYHVAAAAAAAANLDSAQSPGPSWPAAYGAPLREDWNGYAPGGAAAAANAVAHGLNGGSPAAAMGYSSPADYHPHHHPHHHPHHPAAAPSCASGLLQTLNPGPPGPAATAAAEQLSPGGQRRNLCEWMRKPAQPSLGSQVKTRTKDKYRVVYTDHQRLELEKEFHYSRYITIRRKAELAATLGLSERQVKIWFQNRRAKERKINKKKLQQQQQQQQPPPPPQGPPPAPQPPQPQPGPLRSIPEPLSPVSALQGSVPGSVPGVLGPAAGVLNPTVTQ, encoded by the exons ATGTACGTGAGCTACCTCCTGGACAAGGACGTGAGCATGTACCCCAGCTCCGTGCGCCACTCTGGCGGCCTCAACCTGGCCCCGCAGAACTTCGTCAGTCCCCCGCAGTACCCGGACTACGGCGGCTACCATGTGGCGGCTGCGGCCGCCGCGGCCGCGAACTTGGACAGCGCGCAATCCCCGGGGCCGTCCTGGCCCGCCGCCTACGGGGCCCCGCTCCGAGAGGACTGGAACGGCTACGCGCCGgggggcgccgcggccgccgccaaCGCTGTCGCCCACGGCCTCAAcgggggctccccggccgccgcCATGGGCTACAGCAGCCCCGCCGACTACCACCCGCACCACCACCCGCACCACCACCCGCACCACCCGGCCGCCGCGCCGTCCTGCGCCTCGGGGTTGCTGCAGACACTCAACCCCGGCCCTCCGGGGCCCGCCGCTACCGCCGCCGCCGAGCAGCTGTCCCCCGGCGGCCAGCGGCGGAACCTGTGCGAGTGGATGCGGAAGCCTGCGCAGCCGTCCCTCGGAAGCCAAG tGAAAACCAGGACGAAAGACAAATACCGAGTGGTGTACACGGATCACCAGCGgctggagctggagaaggagttTCACTACAGTCGTTACATCACCATCCGGAGAAAAGCCGAGCTGGCCGCCACACTGGGGCTCTCCGAGAGGCAG GTTAAAATTTGGTTTCAGAACCGCAGAGCCAAGGAAAGGAAAATCAACAAGAAGAAgttgcagcagcagcagcagcagcagcagccgccgccgcccccgcaaGGCCCACCGCCTGCCCCGCAGCCCCCCCAGCCGCAGCCAGGCCCTCTGAGAAGCATCCCGGAGCCCCTGAGTCCTGTGTCTGCCCTGCAAGGCTCGGTGCCTGGCTCCGTCCCTGGGGTTCTGGGGCCAGCGGCAGGGGTGTTAAACCCCACTGTCACCCAGTGA
- the CDX2 gene encoding homeobox protein CDX-2 isoform X2 codes for MYVSYLLDKDVSMYPSSVRHSGGLNLAPQNFVSPPQYPDYGGYHVAAAAAAAANLDSAQSPGPSWPAAYGAPLREDWNGYAPGGAAAAANAVAHGLNGGSPAAAMGYSSPADYHPHHHPHHHPHHPAAAPSCASGLLQTLNPGPPGPAATAAAEQLSPGGQRRNLCEWMRKPAQPSLGSQVKTRTKDKYRVVYTDHQRLELEKEFHYSRYITIRRKAELAATLGLSERLKFGFRTAEPRKGKSTRRSCSSSSSSSSRRRPRKAHRLPRSPPSRSQAL; via the exons ATGTACGTGAGCTACCTCCTGGACAAGGACGTGAGCATGTACCCCAGCTCCGTGCGCCACTCTGGCGGCCTCAACCTGGCCCCGCAGAACTTCGTCAGTCCCCCGCAGTACCCGGACTACGGCGGCTACCATGTGGCGGCTGCGGCCGCCGCGGCCGCGAACTTGGACAGCGCGCAATCCCCGGGGCCGTCCTGGCCCGCCGCCTACGGGGCCCCGCTCCGAGAGGACTGGAACGGCTACGCGCCGgggggcgccgcggccgccgccaaCGCTGTCGCCCACGGCCTCAAcgggggctccccggccgccgcCATGGGCTACAGCAGCCCCGCCGACTACCACCCGCACCACCACCCGCACCACCACCCGCACCACCCGGCCGCCGCGCCGTCCTGCGCCTCGGGGTTGCTGCAGACACTCAACCCCGGCCCTCCGGGGCCCGCCGCTACCGCCGCCGCCGAGCAGCTGTCCCCCGGCGGCCAGCGGCGGAACCTGTGCGAGTGGATGCGGAAGCCTGCGCAGCCGTCCCTCGGAAGCCAAG tGAAAACCAGGACGAAAGACAAATACCGAGTGGTGTACACGGATCACCAGCGgctggagctggagaaggagttTCACTACAGTCGTTACATCACCATCCGGAGAAAAGCCGAGCTGGCCGCCACACTGGGGCTCTCCGAGAG GTTAAAATTTGGTTTCAGAACCGCAGAGCCAAGGAAAGGAAAATCAACAAGAAGAAgttgcagcagcagcagcagcagcagcagccgccgccgcccccgcaaGGCCCACCGCCTGCCCCGCAGCCCCCCCAGCCGCAGCCAGGCCCTCTGA